The proteins below are encoded in one region of Defluviitalea raffinosedens:
- a CDS encoding cache domain-containing sensor histidine kinase — MKKINKKYRNSLKNQLLIATITFSIVPFIIFSVIFYYVYSLIIKQYTDTARQSVKTAASNIDYVLNDVEKFSNSIFLNYESSELMRIGNRAELENKLRSYFSSRDDIDGIYVMIHGEFYYAGSEKRNGVNIIPKAVLKNSSGEVVWLPTKERYIKVLSSVIKRNCFSLNRKIVDVNSLEELGYMTIDLDEWVLREIYNGLAEDGSQVFICTADGQMISQSGNMAMDYFYIKAIIDKIFMEGNRSYVEYEENGEDKVAIYSPCNKGKWILVKTILKSDLYADIRKLQKDVMIAGIIFILITTGSAYYFSTAITKPIRDIIKKMKEVEKGDFLVYVDVKGNNEFTELGDKFNRMVSKIKGLMEDVVNSEKQKNELELEVLHAQINPHFLYNTLNTIRWMAQIKGEYSISNAIVALVKLLRVSISLGKKMITLEEEIEYVKNYILIQRLRFNQDFLIEYEIEDKYRKVMIPKLILQPIVENALIYCIDDEREEKLHIKIYTYPYEDVLRIVVEDNGKGISPEILENIFKEEKNINKFSTVGLNNVNNRIKLYYGERYGLLIDTKEGIGTKVIIEIPEVY; from the coding sequence ATGAAAAAGATTAATAAAAAATACAGAAATAGTTTAAAAAATCAACTTTTGATTGCGACCATTACCTTTTCCATAGTGCCCTTTATCATATTTTCAGTTATTTTTTATTATGTATATAGTTTAATTATTAAACAATATACAGATACAGCCAGGCAATCGGTAAAGACAGCTGCTTCCAATATCGATTATGTATTGAATGATGTTGAGAAATTTTCTAACTCCATATTTTTGAATTACGAATCTTCAGAATTGATGAGAATAGGAAATAGGGCAGAACTAGAAAATAAATTAAGAAGTTATTTTTCATCCAGAGACGACATTGATGGAATTTATGTAATGATTCACGGAGAATTTTATTATGCCGGATCTGAAAAAAGGAATGGTGTTAATATTATTCCCAAAGCAGTGCTAAAAAACAGCAGTGGAGAAGTTGTTTGGCTGCCTACAAAAGAAAGGTATATTAAAGTTCTATCCAGTGTTATTAAGAGAAATTGCTTTTCTCTCAACAGAAAAATAGTAGATGTAAATTCTCTGGAAGAACTGGGATATATGACAATAGATCTGGACGAATGGGTGCTTAGAGAAATTTATAACGGGCTAGCTGAGGATGGAAGTCAAGTATTCATATGCACTGCTGATGGTCAAATGATTAGCCAATCTGGCAATATGGCAATGGATTATTTTTACATAAAGGCTATCATAGATAAAATTTTTATGGAAGGAAATCGCTCCTATGTAGAATATGAGGAAAATGGAGAAGACAAAGTAGCTATTTATTCCCCATGCAATAAAGGAAAGTGGATTTTAGTCAAGACGATTCTTAAGAGTGATTTGTATGCAGATATTCGAAAACTGCAAAAAGATGTTATGATCGCAGGTATTATATTTATTTTGATAACTACCGGCAGTGCCTATTATTTTTCAACAGCCATTACTAAGCCTATAAGAGACATTATCAAAAAAATGAAAGAAGTAGAAAAAGGAGATTTTTTAGTATATGTTGATGTAAAAGGAAATAATGAGTTTACTGAGTTAGGAGATAAGTTTAACCGCATGGTTTCTAAAATTAAAGGTTTAATGGAAGATGTCGTTAATTCAGAAAAGCAAAAGAATGAACTTGAATTAGAAGTTTTGCATGCGCAGATCAATCCCCATTTCTTGTATAACACTTTGAATACAATTCGCTGGATGGCCCAGATCAAAGGAGAATACAGTATTAGTAATGCCATCGTAGCGCTGGTAAAACTTCTTAGGGTCAGCATCAGTTTGGGTAAAAAAATGATCACTTTGGAGGAAGAAATAGAATATGTGAAAAACTATATCTTAATTCAAAGGTTGAGATTTAATCAAGATTTTCTTATAGAATATGAAATCGAGGACAAGTATCGTAAAGTTATGATTCCTAAGCTCATCCTGCAGCCAATTGTGGAGAATGCATTGATTTATTGCATAGATGATGAACGTGAGGAGAAATTGCATATAAAAATTTATACTTATCCTTATGAAGACGTTCTAAGAATTGTTGTGGAAGATAACGGTAAAGGTATTAGTCCCGAGATATTAGAGAACATATTTAAAGAAGAAAAGAATATAAACAAATTTAGTACGGTGGGGTTAAATAATGTAAATAACAGAATCAAATTGTACTATGGGGAGAGGTATGGATTATTGATTGATACAAAGGAGGGAATAGGAACGAAAGTTATTATAGAAATTCCTGAAGTATATTAA
- a CDS encoding extracellular solute-binding protein has protein sequence MYDVCQHNNETTETLEIEMVPQYFGEKNSIYTPVMAPKDFDWRQCEGVVLNFLVENNINASVLMKEVEKFTEVTGIHVNIRSMDFDTLVERMNMEFISKSSQYELLYIDPYQFLTRFSSQLEDLNTFENNVKLPHLVGGIESFNKNYVDICSYFIDRDKLYAIPFDTTSMIFYYRKDIFEKYKNAMISDLNYNPVPGSTSFTWERYIEVAQWIDQNVPKSEIQYSSVSMSAEHNSIYCEFSNIMSAYGADYFADQNVNTLGRDNPYQLTVNTPQFREALSIYKRFVSLSPIGIEGINWSELAELFAEGKVAMMINWDENAAIMENESLSKVKGKVGYSILPYGAVRSANIYGGSGIGINANISEEKKLAAWLFIVWATSPQVQMKVLLDKEGGNMPSRNELYRLIEASYMAYIDHAYASIFAQKERNAYYRPKYRNVYSFEKIMIDNLYNMIKDDLTPEETAQLIEKDWEKYSKRD, from the coding sequence ATGTATGATGTTTGTCAGCATAATAATGAAACTACAGAGACACTAGAGATAGAAATGGTTCCACAATATTTTGGCGAAAAAAACAGTATATACACTCCAGTGATGGCACCAAAGGATTTTGACTGGAGGCAATGCGAAGGAGTAGTATTGAATTTTTTAGTAGAAAACAATATCAACGCCAGTGTACTTATGAAAGAAGTTGAAAAATTTACTGAAGTGACAGGCATTCATGTAAATATCCGCAGTATGGATTTTGATACCTTGGTAGAACGAATGAATATGGAATTTATATCTAAGAGCTCTCAATATGAATTGCTTTATATAGATCCTTATCAATTTTTAACTCGGTTTAGCAGCCAATTAGAAGACTTAAACACTTTTGAAAATAATGTTAAGCTGCCACATCTTGTAGGAGGAATCGAAAGTTTTAACAAGAATTACGTGGATATTTGTTCTTATTTTATAGATAGGGATAAACTGTATGCAATTCCTTTTGATACAACTTCAATGATTTTTTATTACCGAAAAGATATTTTTGAAAAATATAAGAATGCTATGATTTCAGATTTGAATTACAATCCTGTTCCCGGAAGCACCAGTTTTACCTGGGAGAGATATATTGAAGTTGCCCAATGGATTGATCAAAATGTGCCTAAGTCAGAAATACAATACAGCAGTGTATCTATGTCAGCAGAACACAATTCAATATACTGTGAGTTTTCAAACATTATGAGTGCTTATGGAGCGGATTATTTTGCAGACCAGAATGTAAATACCTTAGGGAGGGACAATCCCTATCAACTTACAGTGAATACTCCTCAATTCAGAGAAGCCCTGTCGATTTATAAAAGATTTGTTTCATTATCTCCCATTGGAATAGAAGGAATCAACTGGAGTGAGTTAGCTGAGCTTTTTGCAGAGGGAAAAGTTGCTATGATGATCAACTGGGACGAAAATGCTGCGATTATGGAAAATGAATCTCTTTCCAAAGTTAAAGGAAAGGTTGGATACAGTATTTTACCTTATGGTGCTGTAAGAAGTGCCAATATATATGGCGGTTCAGGAATAGGAATCAATGCCAACATAAGTGAAGAAAAAAAATTAGCGGCCTGGCTGTTTATCGTATGGGCCACTTCTCCTCAAGTTCAAATGAAAGTGCTTTTGGATAAAGAGGGAGGCAATATGCCTTCCAGAAATGAATTATACAGATTAATTGAGGCATCCTATATGGCATACATAGACCATGCTTATGCTTCGATTTTTGCACAAAAGGAACGAAATGCGTATTATCGACCTAAATACCGAAATGTATATTCTTTTGAAAAAATTATGATAGACAATCTTTACAATATGATTAAAGATGATTTGACTCCGGAAGAGACGGCCCAGTTAATAGAGAAAGATTGGGAAAAATATAGTAAAAGGGATTAA
- a CDS encoding response regulator — MYKVLIVDDEMIVRIGLKSMIDWNAYEFEIIGESGNGEDAFNKFLTLKPDLVITDIKMPKKDGLWLTRKIKETNKDTQVIVLTCYDEFDYAREALKFQASDYILKAELEEDDLVATLKRIKEKLDREGKKEESHIQVDIKKEELALGRFLSIEKSEEDVIKDFSNLNIPIEGWNYCCFQLDFSISLHEGAYSQEQIKSMILACHELMINKLEEEKWIYLIKPFGNSITCFLAKEKIHERDIKLLFEFIKKSVEQYFNIAVTGVCTDIYSKALVLRAEIDWFYKAIDYLFYCNPGEMITSKVYHPKGKNVRTAFSQEYKKDWIHSIEESDLEKIDEILLKLINELKTNNIPSMDGKLYISHMLGDIIERFEFCLAQDEGEKIYEYPKYSLNTNHMSSLLQIMRDFSKEILERLEVSGTEKLSLFNTKSERLYR; from the coding sequence ATGTATAAAGTGCTTATTGTTGATGATGAAATGATTGTTAGAATAGGGCTAAAATCTATGATAGATTGGAATGCCTACGAATTTGAAATTATTGGGGAATCGGGTAATGGAGAAGATGCTTTTAATAAATTTTTAACTTTAAAACCGGATTTGGTTATTACAGATATCAAAATGCCTAAAAAAGATGGATTATGGCTTACAAGAAAGATAAAAGAAACGAATAAAGATACTCAGGTAATAGTTTTAACTTGTTATGATGAATTCGATTATGCGAGGGAAGCTTTGAAGTTTCAGGCATCTGACTATATATTAAAGGCAGAGCTGGAAGAAGATGATCTGGTTGCCACGCTTAAAAGAATAAAAGAAAAATTAGACCGGGAAGGCAAAAAAGAAGAATCACATATACAAGTAGATATTAAAAAAGAAGAGTTAGCTCTTGGAAGGTTTTTAAGCATTGAAAAGTCAGAAGAAGATGTGATTAAGGATTTTTCAAATCTTAATATACCTATTGAAGGATGGAATTATTGCTGTTTCCAATTAGATTTTAGTATAAGTCTGCATGAAGGAGCATATTCTCAAGAGCAAATTAAAAGCATGATCCTTGCTTGTCATGAATTGATGATAAATAAACTGGAAGAAGAAAAATGGATTTACTTAATTAAGCCTTTTGGGAATTCGATTACTTGTTTTTTAGCAAAAGAAAAAATTCATGAAAGAGATATTAAGCTTCTTTTTGAGTTTATAAAAAAATCTGTAGAGCAATATTTTAACATTGCAGTGACTGGAGTTTGTACTGATATTTATTCTAAGGCATTGGTATTAAGAGCAGAAATTGATTGGTTTTATAAAGCAATCGATTATTTATTCTACTGCAATCCCGGTGAAATGATCACTTCTAAAGTTTATCATCCAAAAGGAAAAAATGTCAGAACTGCCTTTAGTCAAGAATATAAGAAAGATTGGATTCATTCTATAGAAGAATCTGATCTCGAAAAGATCGATGAAATATTATTGAAATTAATCAATGAGTTAAAGACAAATAATATTCCTTCAATGGATGGGAAATTATATATATCCCATATGCTGGGAGATATCATAGAACGTTTTGAATTTTGCCTTGCTCAAGACGAAGGAGAAAAAATTTACGAGTATCCAAAATACAGTTTAAATACAAATCATATGAGTTCATTGCTTCAAATTATGAGAGACTTTTCAAAAGAAATTTTAGAAAGATTAGAAGTATCAGGAACAGAAAAACTCAGTTTATTTAATACAAAAAGTGAAAGACTATATCGATGA
- a CDS encoding ABC transporter permease, which translates to MKESFLKKNKIMEKYSIFIVLILMFIICSVLNGNFLTKNNLINVARQLAVGTILAYGEMILIISGMLDLSAGSVLALSGVLSVSLYKATGSLAAAFLIAILVAVVCNLINAGMITHFNAPPFIATLAMSTVARGAALLYTKGQNILQLGDYVVFGQGDILGIPIPIIFLIVITVIIYYLLRHTALGRSLYAIGGNEEAAIASGIKVKLAKYKVFMINGILVGIAGVLFMSRVNAGLPNGAVGYEMEGLTAAIVGGTSFSGGVGTTMGTLAGSFIIGCLNNIMNLTGVDSYVQQIVKGAIIALAVIWDIRSKSKKTSKLILVEEKQEKQLNLNTN; encoded by the coding sequence ATGAAAGAAAGCTTCTTAAAGAAAAATAAGATCATGGAAAAATATTCAATTTTCATTGTTCTTATTTTAATGTTCATCATTTGCAGTGTTCTTAATGGGAACTTTTTAACCAAAAACAATCTGATCAATGTTGCCAGACAACTGGCAGTAGGAACTATTTTAGCCTATGGAGAAATGATTTTAATCATCAGTGGAATGTTAGACTTATCCGCAGGTTCTGTTCTGGCATTATCGGGAGTGTTATCAGTTAGTCTATATAAGGCGACTGGTTCACTAGCAGCAGCATTTCTTATAGCAATACTTGTTGCAGTTGTTTGCAATTTAATTAATGCAGGGATGATTACTCATTTTAATGCCCCACCTTTTATTGCAACACTCGCAATGTCGACAGTGGCCAGAGGAGCAGCACTTTTGTACACAAAAGGACAAAACATATTGCAATTAGGAGATTATGTAGTATTTGGACAAGGAGATATCTTGGGTATTCCAATTCCGATTATATTCCTGATAGTTATTACAGTGATCATTTACTACCTGCTCAGGCATACAGCCCTTGGACGTTCTCTATATGCCATTGGTGGGAATGAAGAAGCAGCGATTGCTTCAGGAATTAAAGTAAAATTAGCAAAATATAAGGTGTTTATGATCAATGGTATTTTAGTTGGTATTGCCGGAGTTCTCTTTATGTCTCGTGTAAATGCAGGATTACCAAACGGTGCAGTAGGATATGAAATGGAAGGATTAACAGCAGCAATTGTGGGGGGAACCAGCTTTTCCGGTGGAGTTGGAACAACAATGGGAACTCTGGCAGGATCATTCATTATCGGCTGTCTTAATAATATCATGAATCTTACAGGAGTAGATTCATATGTACAACAGATTGTAAAAGGCGCAATTATAGCTTTGGCTGTAATCTGGGATATTCGATCAAAATCTAAAAAGACTTCAAAACTGATTTTGGTTGAAGAAAAGCAAGAGAAGCAATTAAATTTAAATACCAATTAA
- a CDS encoding putative polysaccharide biosynthesis protein produces MSEHAKKFVKGAIILSIGGIIAKILSAFFRIPLTHLIGDTGLGYYQMPYPIYTMMTAISYVGIPSAVSKIISGNLVHKKYYEAHKVFQYTLLLLIILTGAVSLFMFFGADWLIYTQGWVEGAKYSLWGLAFSPIFIGIMGVFRGYFQGMQDMMPTATSQIAESFSRTIIGLGAAYLFMRLGYGVEIAAGGAAFGGAAGGIMGSVILAIFYLKRRRQILEKVNQSKENSKQLSFFNVSKEVIAITFPISIGASILSVMNWVDSASVVRRLLDAGVPRLKAVDLFGQMGKASTFISIPLALGMALIVGLVPATAEAVEKKDREELHDKIELGTRFALLLGLPSAAGLCVLAQPAMSLIYGKYNEGAEVLAVMSLSLIFVMLGQTLTGILQGMGHFYVPVVNLVAAAVGKGIINYFLVPGSLGINGAAIGTIVGYGIFAVLNYLAVRKYGEFKLKFVHVILKPTISAAVMAGITLAFYKLISRFMGNSISTLAAVCVGVLVYVLILIFTGAIEEEDFKMLPKGDKLAIIFKKLKLLKN; encoded by the coding sequence ATGTCTGAGCATGCAAAAAAATTTGTTAAGGGGGCAATTATTCTTTCTATCGGAGGAATTATTGCAAAGATTTTAAGCGCATTTTTTAGGATACCATTGACACATTTGATTGGAGATACCGGACTAGGCTATTATCAAATGCCCTATCCCATTTATACGATGATGACCGCGATCTCCTATGTGGGCATTCCATCAGCTGTATCCAAAATCATATCCGGGAATTTGGTTCACAAAAAGTATTATGAAGCCCATAAAGTGTTTCAATATACACTTTTATTATTGATCATTCTGACCGGAGCAGTTTCACTGTTTATGTTTTTTGGAGCAGACTGGCTTATTTATACCCAGGGATGGGTGGAAGGTGCAAAGTATTCCTTGTGGGGACTTGCGTTTAGTCCGATTTTTATAGGGATCATGGGGGTATTTCGAGGATACTTTCAGGGAATGCAGGATATGATGCCAACGGCTACCTCTCAGATAGCAGAAAGTTTTTCAAGAACCATAATAGGGTTGGGCGCGGCATATCTTTTTATGAGACTTGGGTATGGCGTTGAAATTGCAGCCGGAGGAGCAGCTTTTGGAGGTGCAGCCGGCGGTATTATGGGATCGGTTATTCTTGCCATATTCTATTTAAAAAGAAGAAGGCAAATTTTAGAAAAGGTTAATCAATCAAAGGAAAATAGTAAGCAATTATCCTTCTTTAACGTATCAAAAGAAGTTATTGCAATTACATTCCCCATTTCTATAGGAGCATCCATTCTTTCGGTTATGAATTGGGTAGATTCTGCATCCGTTGTACGAAGACTGCTGGATGCTGGTGTACCAAGGCTTAAAGCGGTAGATTTATTTGGACAGATGGGGAAGGCATCTACTTTTATTAGCATTCCTTTAGCTTTGGGAATGGCGCTTATTGTAGGATTAGTTCCGGCCACTGCAGAAGCAGTAGAAAAAAAGGATCGAGAAGAACTTCATGATAAAATAGAGCTGGGGACAAGATTTGCACTTTTGCTTGGACTTCCTTCTGCAGCTGGATTATGCGTATTGGCGCAGCCAGCTATGAGTTTGATTTATGGAAAATACAATGAAGGAGCAGAAGTTCTGGCCGTCATGAGTCTCAGTTTGATTTTTGTTATGTTAGGACAAACATTGACAGGCATTCTTCAAGGCATGGGACATTTCTATGTACCAGTTGTTAATTTAGTTGCTGCAGCCGTAGGGAAAGGAATTATTAATTATTTTTTAGTTCCGGGATCTTTGGGAATCAATGGGGCAGCTATTGGAACAATTGTTGGGTATGGTATTTTTGCTGTTTTAAATTATTTGGCGGTTAGAAAATATGGAGAGTTTAAGTTGAAATTTGTTCATGTAATATTGAAGCCGACAATATCTGCTGCGGTTATGGCAGGCATTACTCTGGCTTTTTATAAGTTAATAAGTAGATTTATGGGAAACAGCATTTCCACATTGGCAGCTGTCTGCGTAGGAGTATTGGTATATGTTCTTATTCTTATTTTTACAGGGGCCATTGAAGAAGAAGATTTCAAGATGCTTCCAAAAGGAGACAAACTGGCGATTATCTTTAAAAAATTAAAACTTTTAAAGAATTAA
- a CDS encoding Sir2 family NAD-dependent protein deacetylase: protein MTSINAHYIKEQILKSTYPVALTGAGISVASSLPTLTKDYRGIPIKKIMERSFFEKNHHTFYDFYREILRWKNCSPNAAHYTLSKYNVSIITQNIDGLHQKAGSKNVLEIHGNLNFLFCESCKKYFPFHLAYDQKLPTCPECLSILKPDIVLYEEQIHHWEKAVMEFRKADLVLIVGTSLKAFPANLLPSIAAKRNVNTIIINEHSDQLLNF from the coding sequence ATGACCAGCATCAATGCTCACTATATCAAAGAACAAATTTTAAAAAGTACTTATCCGGTCGCGTTAACCGGAGCAGGCATAAGCGTAGCCAGCAGCCTGCCTACTCTTACCAAGGATTATCGAGGCATTCCAATAAAAAAAATCATGGAAAGATCCTTTTTTGAGAAAAATCATCATACTTTTTATGATTTTTATCGCGAAATTCTCCGCTGGAAAAATTGTAGCCCGAATGCAGCCCATTATACACTTTCTAAATATAATGTTTCAATCATTACTCAAAACATAGACGGACTACATCAAAAGGCCGGAAGCAAAAACGTACTAGAAATCCATGGAAACCTTAACTTTCTCTTCTGTGAAAGTTGTAAGAAATATTTTCCCTTTCATCTAGCATACGATCAAAAGCTTCCGACCTGTCCTGAGTGTCTTAGTATTCTAAAGCCTGATATTGTGCTTTATGAAGAACAAATTCACCATTGGGAAAAAGCCGTCATGGAATTTAGAAAAGCCGATTTGGTTCTGATCGTCGGAACCAGCCTCAAAGCTTTTCCTGCTAATCTGCTGCCATCTATTGCTGCCAAACGAAATGTAAATACCATCATCATCAATGAACATTCAGACCAACTGCTTAACTTTTAA
- a CDS encoding sugar ABC transporter ATP-binding protein, with protein sequence MSQEIKLRVSNIEKSFPGVKALNKIDFVVRKGTVHALCGENGAGKSTLMKIINGIYKPDAGQIFIDEKPVKIQNPIQAASYGIAMIAQELNYVPEMSVEENLFLGRLPVNRFGKVDWKKLRRDTLKFLQDEGLPYEPDQKLKTLTVSDIQMLEIIKAVSNNASIIVMDEPTSSITQREVEKLFEKIAMLKEKGVSIIYISHKLDEVFHIADDITVFRDGTVVDSRSAKDFTMDEVIALMVGRKITNVYPKEECPIGETILEVENLYSKGIFKDITFHVKKGEIVGFAGLVGAGRTEVMRSLFGLDPITSGKVKIHGEEVKIQSVHDSIANKMVMLSEDRRRYGIIPVRSVMENASISSLKKFFYGGHWHAKQEKEMVSRYFQKMSVKTPSLETTIQSLSGGNQQKVLLAKWMILEPDILILDEPTRGVDVGAKFEIYKLMTEMAKQGKSVIMVSSELPELIGMCDRIYVMNKGRITGELQRDEFTQEKIMKYAT encoded by the coding sequence ATGAGTCAGGAAATTAAGCTTAGAGTTTCAAATATTGAAAAGTCCTTTCCAGGAGTAAAAGCTTTAAACAAGATAGATTTCGTTGTAAGGAAAGGAACTGTTCATGCTTTATGTGGAGAGAATGGAGCAGGAAAATCAACATTAATGAAAATTATCAATGGCATTTATAAACCAGATGCAGGACAAATTTTCATTGATGAAAAGCCGGTAAAAATACAAAATCCCATTCAAGCGGCAAGCTACGGAATTGCAATGATCGCCCAGGAATTGAATTATGTTCCGGAGATGTCCGTGGAAGAAAACCTGTTTTTAGGCAGACTACCCGTAAATAGATTTGGAAAAGTGGATTGGAAGAAACTCAGAAGAGATACGCTTAAATTTTTACAAGATGAGGGTTTGCCTTATGAGCCGGATCAAAAACTCAAAACCTTAACAGTATCGGATATTCAAATGCTGGAAATTATTAAAGCAGTTTCAAATAATGCAAGTATTATCGTTATGGATGAGCCTACGTCATCGATTACTCAAAGAGAAGTAGAAAAACTATTTGAAAAGATTGCAATGTTAAAGGAAAAGGGCGTCAGCATCATTTATATTTCTCACAAATTAGATGAAGTATTCCACATAGCTGATGATATTACTGTTTTTCGTGATGGAACAGTAGTAGACAGTCGTTCAGCAAAAGATTTTACAATGGATGAAGTCATCGCTTTAATGGTAGGCAGAAAAATAACCAATGTTTACCCCAAAGAAGAATGTCCAATAGGAGAAACCATTTTAGAAGTAGAGAACCTATACAGTAAAGGTATTTTTAAAGATATTACTTTCCATGTAAAAAAAGGAGAGATTGTTGGCTTTGCAGGATTGGTGGGAGCAGGCCGAACCGAAGTAATGCGTTCGTTATTTGGTTTAGATCCAATCACATCAGGAAAAGTAAAAATTCATGGTGAAGAAGTAAAAATTCAAAGTGTCCATGACAGCATAGCCAATAAAATGGTCATGCTTTCTGAAGACAGGCGAAGGTACGGTATTATTCCTGTGAGAAGTGTTATGGAAAATGCCAGTATTTCCAGTTTGAAAAAGTTTTTCTATGGGGGGCATTGGCATGCAAAACAGGAAAAAGAAATGGTAAGCCGCTATTTTCAAAAAATGAGTGTTAAGACTCCCAGCCTGGAAACAACTATACAATCCTTAAGTGGAGGAAATCAGCAAAAGGTACTATTGGCTAAATGGATGATATTAGAGCCAGACATACTCATATTAGATGAACCCACGAGAGGAGTTGACGTAGGAGCAAAATTTGAAATTTATAAGTTGATGACGGAGATGGCGAAACAAGGAAAGAGTGTCATTATGGTTTCTTCAGAGCTTCCTGAACTCATCGGTATGTGCGACAGAATTTATGTCATGAACAAAGGAAGAATTACCGGGGAATTACAAAGAGATGAATTTACGCAGGAAAAGATCATGAAGTATGCAACGTAG
- a CDS encoding Mini-ribonuclease 3 — protein MENDSNIIKFLEDEHKSIEIKCVKPREYSPLVLAYIGDAVFELIIRTEIVSKGNAPVNKLHEAVREYVNASAQANMYHRIKNYLTEEEEAIFKRGRNAKSSSVPKNADLLDYKHATGLEALCGYLYLDGQIDRLRYLINLGMEEQKVEE, from the coding sequence ATGGAAAACGACTCGAATATAATAAAATTTCTGGAAGATGAACATAAATCTATAGAAATAAAATGTGTCAAACCCAGGGAGTATTCCCCCCTGGTTTTGGCATATATTGGAGATGCTGTATTTGAATTAATTATCAGAACGGAGATTGTCTCAAAAGGCAATGCGCCTGTGAATAAACTCCACGAAGCAGTACGAGAGTATGTTAATGCCTCAGCTCAAGCCAACATGTATCATAGAATAAAAAACTATCTTACAGAAGAGGAAGAAGCGATCTTTAAAAGAGGCAGAAATGCAAAATCAAGCAGTGTTCCCAAAAACGCTGATTTATTGGATTATAAACATGCAACGGGGCTTGAAGCTCTTTGCGGCTATCTATATCTGGATGGACAAATCGACCGGCTGCGCTATTTAATAAATCTGGGAATGGAAGAACAAAAGGTCGAAGAATAG
- a CDS encoding helix-turn-helix domain-containing protein, with protein sequence MKDYIDEHYQEKITLEDMADYVGLSKYYLSYLFKKEEGTNFVSYINKKRIEKAKEYLRDTNNTVSQIYDLVGFSDQQYFSKTFKKIVGMTVTEYRRNLK encoded by the coding sequence GTGAAAGACTATATCGATGAGCATTATCAGGAAAAAATCACTCTGGAAGATATGGCTGATTATGTAGGTTTATCAAAGTATTATTTATCTTATCTTTTTAAAAAGGAAGAAGGAACGAATTTTGTGTCTTATATTAATAAAAAAAGAATTGAAAAAGCAAAAGAGTATTTAAGGGATACCAACAATACAGTAAGCCAGATTTACGATTTAGTCGGATTTTCGGACCAGCAATATTTCAGCAAAACCTTTAAAAAAATTGTAGGCATGACGGTTACGGAATACAGAAGAAACTTAAAATAA
- the rlmB gene encoding 23S rRNA (guanosine(2251)-2'-O)-methyltransferase RlmB gives MKTFEEDNLRLEGRNAVLEALKSERDIDKILIQQGNVEGSIKKIIAEAKNRGIVVQTVAKSKLDELSETKKHQGVIAFASAHKYAEVDDILKKAEEKGEKPFIIILDGITDPHNLGAIVRTANISGAHGVIIPKRRSAGLSAVVAKASAGAIEYVPIAKVTNIARTIEDLKEKGIWIACADMDGEPMYQTDLKGAIALVIGNEGEGVSRIVKEKCDFTVKIPMYGQITSLNASVAAGILMYEVVRQKYFV, from the coding sequence ATGAAAACATTTGAAGAAGATAATTTGCGCCTGGAGGGAAGAAATGCCGTATTAGAAGCACTAAAATCGGAAAGAGACATAGATAAAATTCTAATTCAGCAGGGGAATGTGGAAGGTTCTATTAAAAAAATTATTGCCGAAGCCAAAAACAGGGGAATTGTGGTGCAAACCGTTGCAAAGTCTAAATTGGATGAGCTGTCGGAAACCAAGAAGCATCAGGGAGTCATAGCTTTTGCATCTGCCCACAAGTATGCGGAAGTGGATGATATTCTTAAAAAAGCTGAAGAAAAAGGGGAAAAGCCTTTTATCATCATACTGGATGGTATTACAGATCCTCATAATTTGGGCGCTATTGTACGAACCGCCAATATTTCCGGTGCCCATGGTGTGATTATTCCAAAAAGGAGATCAGCGGGGCTCAGTGCCGTTGTTGCGAAAGCTTCAGCGGGGGCAATAGAATATGTACCAATTGCGAAGGTTACCAATATAGCTCGTACAATCGAAGATCTCAAAGAGAAAGGAATATGGATTGCCTGTGCTGACATGGATGGAGAGCCAATGTATCAGACAGATTTAAAAGGGGCAATTGCTCTGGTAATCGGAAATGAAGGAGAAGGTGTCAGCAGAATTGTAAAAGAAAAATGTGATTTTACAGTAAAAATCCCCATGTATGGGCAGATTACTTCATTAAATGCATCTGTAGCTGCCGGAATATTGATGTATGAGGTTGTACGGCAAAAGTATTTTGTGTAA